CCGGCTGGCGCGTGGCGCTCGACACCGCCAACGGCTCCACCTGCGCCACCAGCCCGATGGTCCTGCGCGGGTTCGGCGCGACCGTCGACGCGCTCGGCGCGGAGCCCGACGGGAAAAACATCAACGCGGGCGTCGGCAGCGAGCACCCCGGAAAACTCGCCGCGCGCGTGCGCGAAACCGGCGCGCAAATCGGCATCGCGCACGACGGCGACGGTGACCGCTGCATCCTCTGCGACGAACACGGCGCGGTGCTCGACGGCGACGAGATCCTCACCCTGCTCGCGCTGCACGCGCTGAACCGCCGCAGCCTCGCGGCGGACACGCTGGTCGTCACCGTCCAGAGCAACCTCGGCGTGGACGCCGCCGTGCGCGCGGCGGGCGGGCGCGTGGAGCGCAGCGCGGTGGGCGACCGTTACGTGATCGAAAAAATGCTGGCCACCGGCGCGACGCTCGGCGGCGAGTCGTCGGGACACGTCATTTTCTCGGACATCTCGCGCACGGGCGACGGGCTCGTGGCGGCGTTGAAGGTGCTCGAAGTGATGCTTGAGACCGGGCGCCCCCTGTCGGAATTGCGGAAAGGGTTGAAAAAATTCCCGCAGGCGACGTCAAGCCTGCGCGTGCGCGAAAAACTCCCGCTCGACGCGCTGCCGCCCCTTTCCGGCGAAATCGCCGCGCTGGAGCGCGAACTCGGCGCGGAAGGCCGCGTGCTCGTGCGCTATTCCGGCACCGAGACGAAACTGCGCCTGCTGGTCGAGGGGCCGACGGCCGCGGCCGTGAAATCCGGCCTCGCCCGCCTAGACACCGCGGCACGGCAAGCGCTGGAAGTGGTGTAGCCTTTACCGCACCTCAAACTCATACGCCGCGCCGCCCGCGCCCGCGGCGTAAAACGCATACCGGCCGGGCGGCAGCGACCGCCCCACGCGCAGCAGCGTCACGCCGGGCTCCAGCTCCTCCATCACGGTCGTCTCGCGCCGGTCTCCCGCGCTCGCGAAATCCTTGGTCACGGTCACCATCGCCACCTTGCGATCCGCGCCGGCTTTTTTCATTTCCAGCGGCGCCACCTCCAGCAGCGGCCACTCCTCGCCCACGTTCGCCGGGCGCGCCAGCGCGCCGCGAAATAGCAGCGTCACCCCCGCGCCCGGCACGGCCGGCGCCGGAGTGTCGCCGTCAAACACCAGCGTGCCTGCCGCCGAGCCTTCCTCATCCTTCGAGCCCAGCCACACCCACGAAAGCACCGTGTCCGCCGCGCGCCCGGTCTTTTGCAGCAGGGAGCGTTTCACTCGCCCGTTGTTGGCCGGAAGCGCGCGCCATTGCCCGTCCGCCCACACATGGGCACCGGCGTCCGCCGGCCACCGGTCGGACGGCAGCACCGTCGCCCTTCCGCCCGACACCGGAAACGCCAGCGACCACCATTGCCCGCGCGAGCGGCCCGCGATCTCCCGCAACGACAAATCCAGGTCAAACACAAACGCCCCGCCGCCGCCGAACCACGATTCCCGCGCATTCGCGCCGCCCTTCGCCGCGCCGTCATCGCCGGTTTCCAGCACGAGCGCGCCCGCGCCCGGCTCCACCGCGCCGCGCAACGCGCGCCGCGCGCCCGGCCAGGCAAGCGAGTCCAGCACCGCGGACACCTCCCCCGTGAGCGTGTCCACCCGGTCGAAACGCAACCGCACGCGCTCCCCCGCCCCGCCGTCGCGCGCGAGCGTCCCGTCATACGCCGCGCCCTCGCGCACCACCAAGAACGCCAGTTCCCGCAGCTCCGCGCGGCGCCGCGCCACCGCCGCCACGTCGCGCGGCGAGGCCGGCGCGAGGGTGACCGTCCCGCCGTCCGCCGTCCGCGCGCTGAACGCGCCTCCCTCCTCCCCGAAAGCCAGGCTGAAGCCGTCCGCGCCCAGCAGGCCCATGCGCGCCGCCCCCGGCACGCGCTCCGCCGCGCCGCTCTCCAGCCGCAGCGGACGCCCCGCCGCGCGGTGGCGGTTCGCGACCAGCCCGCCGCGCACCGTCCGCGTCCAGTGATTGGTCGCGCTCTCGAGCACGGCCTCCAGCGCGCCGTTTGTATCGAGTTTTTTGATACGCAATAAAAATTCCTCGTGCGCGCCGCCGTCCGCGGTCGGACGCGCGCTGGCGAGGAAAACCCGGCCCGACGCGAACTCCGCCCGCAGCCGGCCCTCCGCGGCCCGCAGCCTCGCGATGGCCGACACGCGCGCCGCGTCCGCGAGCAGGCGGAGATTACCCTGCCATCCTGCGATGCGCGAAGTGAGCGCGTCCGCCTGGGCCGCGAACTCCAGCCGCAGCGCCGCCTCGTCGCCGACCAGCGGCCCCGCGCCGCGCGCCGCCTGCGCCGCGTCCGATTCCAGCGTGAGCAGCGGCAGGCCCGTCGCCGGGTCGCTTGAGAAACGTCCCGTCATCGCGCGGGAATCGCTCCATCCATTCTCGGTGCGCAGCAGCGCGGTCAGCGTCCGCTCCGCCGCGTTCACGCCTGTCACCTCGACGCTTACGCCCAGCTCGTCCTCCGCCCCGCCGTTTTCAGGAGCGCGGACATTCTTGTCCGCGATGTCGCCGGCAGGTTCCGGGCGGGGCGACATACCCGCCGCGCCCGCATTCCATTGAGACGCTTCCGCGCCGGTGATTGTTTGGGATTTGTGATTTGGGGATTTGGAATTTTCCCCGGAGGGGTCATGGGCCAGCGTGCCTAGGAAAAACGCCCCGGCGCGGAATTGCCCGGCGACCTTTTCGAGCGCCCTGTCCCCGCCCGCCTCCAACTCCGCGTAAAACTGCGCGCGCGCTTTTTCCAGCCGCGCAAGCGTCTCGCCGCCGCGCGACACGATGCGGCGGATTTGCTCCACGTCCGATTCGCGCGACACGTCCAGCACGCGCCCGTCGAATTCGCCGAGGGGACGCCCGCCCGGGGCCGCCGTGACCGGCGCGCTCCCGGTCACGTGCGCCCTCCAGCCGGCGTTGGTCAGCGTCGCGCTCATCGTCACATCAAACTCGATCCTTGCCCCGGCAGGCGCGGTTTCGCGCACCAGGGACAACGAGCCGAGCGAACCGTTGTCCTTGGGATCGACGCCCGCGAGCTGCTGGATGCGCGTCGCGCCCGGTCCGGCCAGCAACCGCTCGATTTTTTCCGGCACGCTCACATCGAGTTTCAATTCGTCCGCCAGATACGCGCGCGCCTCCACCGGCTCGTAAAGCGCGCCCGGCAATTTCGTCACCGCGCGTCCGCGGTTTTCCGCCTCGCCGGGCCGGGTCGCGCCCGCAGGCCTGACCGGGCTTTCTGAGAACGACACCAGCGCGAGACCGTGCTCCGAAGCAAATTCCGCCGCGGCAGCCCGCCACACTTCCGCGTCCGGCGCCTTTCCCGGGCCGCGCGACATCACAACGACCAAGATCACCGCCAGCGCCGCGCCCAGCGCGGCCAGCGCGCGCGGATTGCGGATGCGGCGCCAGACGGCTGCGGCGCGCGCGGCAGGTCGGGCCGGAAAAGACGGCGTGACTGAAGGCTGCAGGGAAGACGGAGGCGGAGCTGACAAAGGCAAAGGGATCTGCGACGGCTCGGCCGGGGTGTTGGTTGTGTTTTCTGCTTTCTTCATCGGTTGAGGCGGCCACCAATGTGGACACTCCGCCGCCAAAACGCGAGCCCTGCGCTCGGCAAAAGGACGATATCAAACATTTCTCTGCCTGTATTGGCAATAAAGCCGTGAACTACGAAAGCCGCACCTGCACAGGCGGGATCCCATCCCTTCATTCCACCACCCGCACGCCGCCGAGGTCGGCGCTGCTGACCATGCTGGCGTAGGCGCGCAGGGCCTTCGACACGATGCGGTCGCGGATGGGTTTGTAGGCGAGTTTTCCCTTCGCCTTCTCCGCTGCCCGGCGCGCGTCGAGCTCGGCGGCGGACAGGCGGACGTTGATGGCGCGGTTCGGGATGTCGATGTCGATGATGTCGCCGTCGCGGATGAGCGCGACATCCCCGCCGGCTGCGGCCTCGGGCGAGATGTGCCCGATGGAAAGCCCCGAGGTGCCGCCGGAAAAACGGCCGTCGGTGATGAGGGCGCACTGTTTGCCGAGGTGCTTCGATTTGATGTAGGAGGTCGGATACAGCATCTCCTGCATGCCCGGCCCGCCTTTCGGGCCTTCGTAGGTGATGACGACCACGTCGCCCGCCCGCACCTGGTCGAGCAGGATGCCTTGCACGGCGGCGTCCTGCGAATGGAAGACTTTGGCCGTGCCGCTGAATTTGTGGATGCTCGCGTCCACGCCCGCGGTTTTCACCACGCAGCCTTTTTGGGCGATGTTGCCCTTGAGGATGGCGAGGCCGCCGTCCTTGGTGTAGGCGTGCGCGACGTCGCGGATGCAGCCGGCGGCACGGTCGGCGTCGAGCGCCTTGTAGGCGCTGTCCTGCGAACCCATGACAAGGTTGAAGCGGTGCGCGGGCGCGGAGGAATAGATGCGAACCGCCTCGGCGGAGGGCGCGGCGGCGGTGATATCGTGGGCCTTGATGGCCTCGGCGAGCGTGAGCCCGTCGGCGCGTTTGAGCGAGGTGTCCACGAGTCCGGCTTTCGCGAGTTCACCGAGGATGCCGAGGATGCCGCCGGCCCGATTCACGTCTTGGATATGGTATTTCTCGGAATTGGGGGCGACCTTGCACAGGCAGGGGACGCGGCGCGAAAGGGCGTCGATGTCGTCCATCGTGAAATCGACCGCCGCCTCGGTGGCGATGGCAAGCAGGTGCAGGATGGTGTTGGTCGAGCCGCCCATGGCGATGTCGAGCGCCATGGAGTTCAGAAACGCCTGCTTCGACGCGATGGCGCGCGGCAGCACGGAGTCGTCGCCGTCGCGGTAGTATTTGTAGGCGTTTTCGACGATGAGGCGGGCGGCGTCCTGGAAGAGCCGGGCGCGGTTTTTGTGGGTGGCCACGATGGTGCCGTTGCCGGGAAGGGCGAGGCCGATGGCCTCGTTGAGGCAGTTCATCGAGTTCGCCGTGAACATGCCCGAGCAGGAGCCGCAGGTGGGACACGCGACGCGCTCGAGGGCGCCGATTTGCTCGTCGGTCACGGAGGCGTCGGCGGCCTCGGTCATGACGTTGATGAGGTCGAGGTGGCGGTCGCCGAGTTCACCGGCCTCCATCGGGCCGCCGGAGACGAAGATCGCGGGGATGTTGAGGCGCATCGCGGCCATGAGCATGCCGGGGGTGATCTTGTCGCAGTTGCTGATGCAGACCATGGCGTCGGCCTTGTGGGCGTTGACCATGTATTCGATGCTGTCGGCGATGAGGTCGCGCGAGGGCAGCGAGTAGAGCATGCCGTCGTGGCCCATGGCGATGCCGTCGTCGATGGCGATGGTGTCGAACTCCGCGGCGAAGCAGCCGAGCGCCTCGATTTCGCGCTTCACCATCTGCCCGATTTCATGGAGGTGCGTGTGGCCGGGGACAAATTGGGTAAACGAGTTCACGACGGCGATGAGCGGCTTGCCCATCTGCTCGTCCTTCATGCCGTTGGCACGCCAGAGCGCCCGCGCCCCCGCCATGCGCCGGCCTTGCGTGCTCGTTGAACTGCGTAACTCGTTTTTCATGGGTGTCGTTTTTGAATAAAGGTGCCCACGCTAGACAT
This genomic stretch from Termitidicoccus mucosus harbors:
- the ilvD gene encoding dihydroxy-acid dehydratase; this encodes MKNELRSSTSTQGRRMAGARALWRANGMKDEQMGKPLIAVVNSFTQFVPGHTHLHEIGQMVKREIEALGCFAAEFDTIAIDDGIAMGHDGMLYSLPSRDLIADSIEYMVNAHKADAMVCISNCDKITPGMLMAAMRLNIPAIFVSGGPMEAGELGDRHLDLINVMTEAADASVTDEQIGALERVACPTCGSCSGMFTANSMNCLNEAIGLALPGNGTIVATHKNRARLFQDAARLIVENAYKYYRDGDDSVLPRAIASKQAFLNSMALDIAMGGSTNTILHLLAIATEAAVDFTMDDIDALSRRVPCLCKVAPNSEKYHIQDVNRAGGILGILGELAKAGLVDTSLKRADGLTLAEAIKAHDITAAAPSAEAVRIYSSAPAHRFNLVMGSQDSAYKALDADRAAGCIRDVAHAYTKDGGLAILKGNIAQKGCVVKTAGVDASIHKFSGTAKVFHSQDAAVQGILLDQVRAGDVVVITYEGPKGGPGMQEMLYPTSYIKSKHLGKQCALITDGRFSGGTSGLSIGHISPEAAAGGDVALIRDGDIIDIDIPNRAINVRLSAAELDARRAAEKAKGKLAYKPIRDRIVSKALRAYASMVSSADLGGVRVVE